One segment of Desmodus rotundus isolate HL8 chromosome 6, HLdesRot8A.1, whole genome shotgun sequence DNA contains the following:
- the LFNG gene encoding beta-1,3-N-acetylglucosaminyltransferase lunatic fringe gives MLKRCGRRLLLALAGALLACLLVLTADPPPPPVPAERGRRALRSLAGPGGVAPVPGLEARAAPGALAREVHSLSEYFSLLTRARRDAGRPPGGASRPADGRLRPQAEPLAPHDVFIAVKTTKKFHRARLDLLLETWISRHKEMTFVFTDGEDETLARRMGNVVNTNCSAAHSRQALSCKMAVEYDHFIESGRKWFCHVDDDNYVNVRALLRLLAGYAHTQDVYIGKPSLDRPIQATERVSENKMRPVHFWFATGGAGFCISRALALRMSPWASGGRFMGTAERIRLPDDCTVGYIVEALLGVPLIRSGLFHSHLENLQQVPASELQEQVTLSYGMFENKRNAVHMKGPFSVEADPSRFRSIHCHLYPDTPWCPRTAIF, from the exons ATGCTCAAGCGCTGCGGCAGACGCCTGCTGCTGGCTCTGGCGGGCGCGCTGCTCGCCTGCCTGCTGGTGCTCACGGCCGACCCGCCGCCGCCCCCGGTGCCCGCCGAGCGCGGCCGGCGCGCGCTGCGCAGCCTGGCGGGCCCCGGGGGGGTGGCCCCAGTGCCAGGGCTGGAGGCGCGGGCGGCGCCCGGCGCGCTCGCACGCGAGGTGCACAGTCTGTCTGAGTACTTCAGCCTGCTCACCCGCGCGCGCCGAGACGCCGGGCGACCGCCCGGGGGCGCCTCCCGTCCCGCCGACGGCCGCCTGCGGCCCCAAGCGGAGCCGCTCGCGCCCCACGACGTCTTCATCGCGGTGAAGACCACCAAAAAGTTCCACCGCGCGCGCCTCGACCTGCTGCTGGAGACCTGGATCTCGCGCCACAAGGAGATG ACGTTCGTTTTCACCGACGGGGAAGATGAGACCCTGGCCAGGCGCATGG GCAACGTGGTCAACACTAACTGCTCGGCCGCCCATAGCCGCCAGGCCCTGTCCTGCAAGATGGCTGTGGAGTACGACCACTTCATTGAATCGGGGAGGAA GTGGTTCTGCCACGTGGACGACGACAACTACGTCAATGTGCGGGCCCTGCTGCGCCTGCTGGCCGGCTACGCCCACACACAGGACGTGTACATCGGCAAGCCCAGCCTGGACAGGCCCATCCAGGCCACAGAGAGGGTCAGCGAGAACAAGATG CGTCCTGTCCACTTCTGGTTCGCCACGGGCGGAGCTGGCTTCTGCATCAGCCGTGCCCTGGCCCTGAGGATGAGCCCATGGGCCAG CGGGGGCCGCTTCATGGGCACGGCGGAGCGCATCCGGCTGCCAGACGACTGCACGGTGGGCTACATCGTGGAGGCGCTGCTGGGCGTGCCCCTCATCCGCAGCGGCCTGTTCCACTCCCACCTGGAGAACCTGCAGCAGGTGCCTGCCTCGGAGCTCCAGGAGCAG GTTACCCTGAGCTACGGCATGTTTGAGAACAAGCGGAACGCGGTCCACATGAAGGGGCCCTTCTCGGTGGAGGCTGACCCGTCCAG GTTCCGCTCCATCCACTGCCACCTGTACCCGGACACACCCTGGTGTCCCCGCACTGCCATCTTCTAG